The Osmerus eperlanus chromosome 25, fOsmEpe2.1, whole genome shotgun sequence genome contains a region encoding:
- the tmem8b gene encoding transmembrane protein 8B isoform X1: MWNHAFSSFGLFYPHLLLLVNTYISSFGDCLFVTDYFTRTPRKLNAFKSFTSVELFHFNVPDDTVMAVWNLITFKEQGGTFGDSCPDRNVTVYIRSGAPPVINPLHTRFPLDTVVPGSSAVTLTWILPNRTTGVFNVTSPLPGDWFLAAHLPKDEGKISVKGLYEECQYLFQPQLIVQRIIGLSVLYPGYFIEQMIPIHNRSVIYKVFIPSYISKVKVQLVNCSTSSKSSNGGCPVVVKLRARAPPVHDSTSMDCREESVCELHTPLAVWEQWYYILVERFFTNSSIFFRIGVQVTDCSKPSVSKDSPSASSLNMPQSFGTAMGFSLSETLPASHLPSFSNTATLINTPGGNISYMAHTPDTHKCWPIRPTLRNELDTFSVHFYVFFGPNISIPPDRTAVFAINLLPVLDSGGVLNMELKLNTSSLKGENTTIFGCLNHRMPMSQNDDTSPQCESESDSGFLLTVNTTSNITKLRIPYPQTGTWYLSLRSLCATKHGFEPCSNVTAEVYLRSYLTPCINDCGMYGQCKLLRTNNYLYAACECKAGWAGWGCTDNSGAYSYGFQLLSTLLLCLSNLMFVPPVAIAIRSHYLLEAAVYIFTMFFSTFYHACDQPGIVVFCIMEYDVLQFCDFLGSLMSVWVTVIAMARLKSIIKQVLYLLGAMSLSMALQLDRHGLWNLLGPSLFALGIMAVAWTVRTVRRRRCYPPTWKRWVFFLLPGALIATSAVALYAFVETQENYFYIHSIWHMLIAGSVGFLLPPPAKAETKVTPLKHRRSCGYQLCVNEHEEMGLVDPNIISINSICTS, translated from the exons ATGTGGAACCACGCCTTCAGTTCATTTGGATTATTTTATCCGCATCTCCTGCTCCTTGTTAACACCTATATCAGCTCTTTTGGAG ATTGCCTTTTTGTGACAGATTATTTCACCCGAACGCCTCGTAAACTCAACGCTTTCAAGTCCTTCACGAGCGTTGAGTTGTTTCACTTCAATGTGCCTGATGATACTGTGATGGCTGTCTGGAATCTCATCACGTTTAAGGAACAAGGAGGAACGTTTGGAGACTCCTGCCCTGATCGCAATGTAACTGT ATACATCAGATCCGGGGCGCCTCCAGTGATCAACCCTCTTCACACACGCTTCCCCCTCGATACCGTGGTGCCTGGCTCTTCTGCGGTCACTCTGACGTGGATTCTTCCCAACCGTACCACGGGGGTGTTTAATGTTACCAGTCCCCTCCCTGGGGACTGGTTCCTGGCAGCCCATTTACCCAAGGACGAGGGGAAGATCTCGGTCAAG GGTCTATATGAAGAATGTCAGTACCTGTTCCAGCCGCAGCTCATTGTTCAAAGGATCATTGGGTTGTCAGTGCTGTACCCTGGTTATTTCATTGAGCAGATGATCCCCATACACAACAGATCTGTGATTTACAA AGTCTTCATCCCCAGTTACATCTCTAAAGTGAAGGTGCAGCTTGTCAACTGCAGCACCAGCAGTAAGAGCAGCAATGGGGGTTGTCCAGTGGTTGTGAAGCTAAGGGCTCGGGCCCCCCCAGTGCACGACTCCACTTCCATGGACTGCAGGGAGGAGAGCGTCTgtgagctacacacaccactggcTGTCTGGGAGCAGTGGTACTACATCCTGGTCGAGAGATTTTTCACTAACTCGAGCATCTTCTTCCGCATAGGAGTGCAAGTAACAG ATTGCTCCAAGCCCAGTGTCTCCAAGGACTCTCCAAGCGCCTCGTCTCTTAACATGCCCCAGTCCTTTGGCACGGCTATGGGCTTCTCCCTGTCTGaaactctccctgcctcccacctGCCCAGTTTCTCAAACACTGCGACCCTCATAAATACTCCTGGTGGCAACATCTCCTACATGGCCCACACTCCGGACACCCATAAGTGCTGGCCCATCCGCCCCACACTTCGTAACGAGCTGGACACCTTTTCTGTCCACTTCTACGTCTTCTTCGGGCCCAACATTTCCATCCCTCCAGACCGGACTGCTGTTTTCGCCATCAACCTTCTGCCCGTCCTGGATAGTGGAGGAGTCCTAAATATGGAGCTGAAACTTAATACG TCTTCACTGAAAGGAGAGAATACAACCATATTTGGGTGCCTGAATCACAGAATGCCAATGTCCCAAAACGACGATACCTCCCCGCAATGTGAATCTG AATCAGATTCTGGGTTTCTTCTCACGGTGAACACCACTTCCAACATCACCAAGCTCAGGATTCCGTACCCACAAACAGGCACCTGGTACCTCAGTCTGCGTTCTCTCTGTGCCACTAAACATGG GTTTGAGCCGTGTTCCAACGTGACAGCCGAGGTGTACCTGCGCTCTTATCTGACGCCGTGCATCAATGACTGTGGGATGTATGGGCAGTGCAAGCTGCTGCGCACCAACAACTACCTTTATGCTGCGTGTGAATGTAAAGCAG GCTGGGCTGGCTGGGGGTGCACAGACAACTCCGGGGCGTACTCCTATGGATTCCAGCTCCTCTCCACCCTGTTGTTGTGCCTCAGCAACTTGATGTTCGTACCACCTGTGGCTATAGCCATACGGAGCCACTACCTGCTCGAGGCAGCTGTGTACATTTTCACCATGTTCTTCTCCACT TTCTACCATGCGTGCGACCAGCCGGGCATCGTGGTCTTCTGTATCATGGAGTACGACGTGCTGCAGTTCTGTGACTTCCTGGGCTCCCTCATGTCCGTGTGGGTCACTGTCATCGCCATGGCAAGGCTCAAGTCCATCATCAAGCAG GTGTTGTACCTGCTGGGGGCGATGTCTCTGTCCATGGCCCTGCAGCTGGACCGTCACGGCCTATGGAACCTGCTCGGGCCCAGCCTGTTTGCCCTGGGGATTATGGCTGTAGCCTGG acTGTGCGCACCGTCCGACGGCGTCGCTGCTACCCTCCGACCTGGAAGCGCTGGGTGTTTTTCCTCCTCCCAGGAGCTCTGATCGCCACCTCCGCCGTGGCCCTGTACGCCTTCGTGGAGACCCAGGAGAACTACTTCTACATACACAGCATCTGGCACATGCTGATCGCAGGTAGTGTCGGCTTCCTGTTGCCCCCTCCTGCCAAGGCCGAAACCAAGGTGACCCCCTTGAAGCATCGGAGGAGCTGTGGCTATCAACTCTGCGTGAACGAGCATGAGGAAATGGGGCTGGTCGACCCAAACATCATCTCCATCAACAGCATCTGCACCAGCTGA
- the tmem8b gene encoding transmembrane protein 8B isoform X2, giving the protein MIPIHNRSVIYKVFIPSYISKVKVQLVNCSTSSKSSNGGCPVVVKLRARAPPVHDSTSMDCREESVCELHTPLAVWEQWYYILVERFFTNSSIFFRIGVQVTDCSKPSVSKDSPSASSLNMPQSFGTAMGFSLSETLPASHLPSFSNTATLINTPGGNISYMAHTPDTHKCWPIRPTLRNELDTFSVHFYVFFGPNISIPPDRTAVFAINLLPVLDSGGVLNMELKLNTSSLKGENTTIFGCLNHRMPMSQNDDTSPQCESESDSGFLLTVNTTSNITKLRIPYPQTGTWYLSLRSLCATKHGFEPCSNVTAEVYLRSYLTPCINDCGMYGQCKLLRTNNYLYAACECKAGWAGWGCTDNSGAYSYGFQLLSTLLLCLSNLMFVPPVAIAIRSHYLLEAAVYIFTMFFSTFYHACDQPGIVVFCIMEYDVLQFCDFLGSLMSVWVTVIAMARLKSIIKQVLYLLGAMSLSMALQLDRHGLWNLLGPSLFALGIMAVAWTVRTVRRRRCYPPTWKRWVFFLLPGALIATSAVALYAFVETQENYFYIHSIWHMLIAGSVGFLLPPPAKAETKVTPLKHRRSCGYQLCVNEHEEMGLVDPNIISINSICTS; this is encoded by the exons ATGATCCCCATACACAACAGATCTGTGATTTACAA AGTCTTCATCCCCAGTTACATCTCTAAAGTGAAGGTGCAGCTTGTCAACTGCAGCACCAGCAGTAAGAGCAGCAATGGGGGTTGTCCAGTGGTTGTGAAGCTAAGGGCTCGGGCCCCCCCAGTGCACGACTCCACTTCCATGGACTGCAGGGAGGAGAGCGTCTgtgagctacacacaccactggcTGTCTGGGAGCAGTGGTACTACATCCTGGTCGAGAGATTTTTCACTAACTCGAGCATCTTCTTCCGCATAGGAGTGCAAGTAACAG ATTGCTCCAAGCCCAGTGTCTCCAAGGACTCTCCAAGCGCCTCGTCTCTTAACATGCCCCAGTCCTTTGGCACGGCTATGGGCTTCTCCCTGTCTGaaactctccctgcctcccacctGCCCAGTTTCTCAAACACTGCGACCCTCATAAATACTCCTGGTGGCAACATCTCCTACATGGCCCACACTCCGGACACCCATAAGTGCTGGCCCATCCGCCCCACACTTCGTAACGAGCTGGACACCTTTTCTGTCCACTTCTACGTCTTCTTCGGGCCCAACATTTCCATCCCTCCAGACCGGACTGCTGTTTTCGCCATCAACCTTCTGCCCGTCCTGGATAGTGGAGGAGTCCTAAATATGGAGCTGAAACTTAATACG TCTTCACTGAAAGGAGAGAATACAACCATATTTGGGTGCCTGAATCACAGAATGCCAATGTCCCAAAACGACGATACCTCCCCGCAATGTGAATCTG AATCAGATTCTGGGTTTCTTCTCACGGTGAACACCACTTCCAACATCACCAAGCTCAGGATTCCGTACCCACAAACAGGCACCTGGTACCTCAGTCTGCGTTCTCTCTGTGCCACTAAACATGG GTTTGAGCCGTGTTCCAACGTGACAGCCGAGGTGTACCTGCGCTCTTATCTGACGCCGTGCATCAATGACTGTGGGATGTATGGGCAGTGCAAGCTGCTGCGCACCAACAACTACCTTTATGCTGCGTGTGAATGTAAAGCAG GCTGGGCTGGCTGGGGGTGCACAGACAACTCCGGGGCGTACTCCTATGGATTCCAGCTCCTCTCCACCCTGTTGTTGTGCCTCAGCAACTTGATGTTCGTACCACCTGTGGCTATAGCCATACGGAGCCACTACCTGCTCGAGGCAGCTGTGTACATTTTCACCATGTTCTTCTCCACT TTCTACCATGCGTGCGACCAGCCGGGCATCGTGGTCTTCTGTATCATGGAGTACGACGTGCTGCAGTTCTGTGACTTCCTGGGCTCCCTCATGTCCGTGTGGGTCACTGTCATCGCCATGGCAAGGCTCAAGTCCATCATCAAGCAG GTGTTGTACCTGCTGGGGGCGATGTCTCTGTCCATGGCCCTGCAGCTGGACCGTCACGGCCTATGGAACCTGCTCGGGCCCAGCCTGTTTGCCCTGGGGATTATGGCTGTAGCCTGG acTGTGCGCACCGTCCGACGGCGTCGCTGCTACCCTCCGACCTGGAAGCGCTGGGTGTTTTTCCTCCTCCCAGGAGCTCTGATCGCCACCTCCGCCGTGGCCCTGTACGCCTTCGTGGAGACCCAGGAGAACTACTTCTACATACACAGCATCTGGCACATGCTGATCGCAGGTAGTGTCGGCTTCCTGTTGCCCCCTCCTGCCAAGGCCGAAACCAAGGTGACCCCCTTGAAGCATCGGAGGAGCTGTGGCTATCAACTCTGCGTGAACGAGCATGAGGAAATGGGGCTGGTCGACCCAAACATCATCTCCATCAACAGCATCTGCACCAGCTGA